Proteins encoded within one genomic window of Triticum aestivum cultivar Chinese Spring chromosome 2D, IWGSC CS RefSeq v2.1, whole genome shotgun sequence:
- the LOC123049187 gene encoding putative ATP synthase protein YMF19 has translation MPQLDKLTYFSQFFWLCLLLFTFYILLFNNNNGILGISRILKLRNQLLSRRGGEIQSKDPKNLEDISRKGFSTGLSYMYSSLSEVSQWCKTVDYLGKRRKITLISDFGEISGSRGMERQILYLISKSSYNTSSSRITCWKNIMLTHVPHGQGSIIS, from the coding sequence ATGCCTCAACTTGATAAATTAACTTATTTCTCACAATTTTTCTGGTTATGTCTTCTCCTCTTTACATTTTATATTCTCTTATTTAATAATAATAATGGAATACTTGGAATTAGTAGAATTCTCAAACTACGGAACCAACTGCTTTCGCGCCGGGGGGGCGAGATCCAGAGCAAGGACCCTAAGAATCTGGAAGATATCTCGAGAAAAGGTTTTAGCACCGGTCTCTCATATATGTACTCCAGTTTATCCGAAGTATCCCAATGGTGTAAGACCGTCGACTATTTGGGAAAAAGGAGGAAAATCACTCTGATCTCTGATTTCGGAGAAATAAGTGGCTCACGAGGAATGGAGAGACAGATTCTCTATTTGATCTCGAAGTCCTCATATAACACTTCTTCCAGTCGGATCACTTGTTGGAAAAACATAATGCTCACACATGTTCCTCACGGGCAAGGAAGCATAATATCATGA